The Xiphophorus hellerii strain 12219 chromosome 5, Xiphophorus_hellerii-4.1, whole genome shotgun sequence genome window below encodes:
- the LOC116719361 gene encoding B-cell receptor CD22-like isoform X2 encodes MSFSAAIRGVIVLLMAADVCGQNVWGVTFSRPSICALKGSTVEMSCKYIYPAKYENINIVIEKTFWFTKVINGDFVDLKDDTDYSGRVEYSCINTFCSLKIFNVRQTDSKEYKFRFISDHPTGKYMGSPGVSLSVTDPQVKVNRLNNPIRIQLTCHTDCQLDPPVSYVWLEDGKANKESNNNLVLSSFNTTHRYQCAIKGHEDVPSPAVYAPQTIVLSVTPSETVEGSKVTLTCSSDANPAAKYNIYRVNEDQHGQLVSTEIQPVFSSIQVSDSGRYYCAAGNDLGSRTSPSININVKYAPRSPSVSQSPSGDIVVGSSVTLTCSSDANPAANYTWYKEGEKAQKASGENFTITNIQNEHSGNYYCKVQNKIGHHNTSVSVTVVPGQSKIIVFGTVASILLIMTFLLVFLISR; translated from the exons ATGTTTGTGGTCAGAATGTTTGGGGAGTGACTTTTAGTCGTCCTTCCATTTGTGCCCTAAAAGGATCAACGGTGGAAATGAGCTGCAAATATATTTACCCAGCCAAATACGAGAACATAAATATTGTTatagagaaaacattttggtttacaAAAGTGATTAATGGAGATTTTGTGGATCTGAAAGACGACACAGATTATTCAGGTCGTGTGGAATACAGTTGCATTAACACTTTCTGCTCTCTGAAGATCTTTAATGTGAGACAAACTGACTCAAAAGAGTACAAGTTCAGGTTCATATCAGACCATCCAACTGGAAAATACATGGGTTCACCTGGAGTCTCTTTATCTGTCACAG ATCCACAGGTGAAGGTAAACAGATTAAATAATCCAATCAGGATCCAGCTGACATGTCACACTGACTGTCAGCTGGATCCTCCAGTTTCCTACGTCTGGCTGGAGGATGggaaagcaaacaaagaaagtAACAATAATTTGGTCCTGTCCTCATTTAATACCACACACAGATATCAGTGTGCAATAAAAGGACATGAGGATGTTCCATCTCCTGCAGTGT ATGCTCCACAGACCATCGTTCTGTCAGTGACCCCCTCAGAAACTGTTGAAGGCTCTAAAGTGACTCTGACCTGCAGCAGTGATGCTAATCCAGCAGCTAAATACAACATTTACAGGGTGAATGAAGATCAACATGGTCAACTTGTCAGCACAGAAATACAACCAGTCTTCAGCTCCATCCAGGTCTCTGATTCTGGGAGGTATTACTGTGCAGCTGGAAATGACCTTGGGAGCCGGACGTCTCCAAGTATCAATATTAATGTGAAAT ATGCTCCCAGATCTCCTTCAGTGTCTCAGAGTCCATCTGGTGACATCGTGGTGGGTAGCTCCGTGACTCTGACATGTAGCAGTGATGCTAACCCAGCAGCTAACTACACCTGGTACAAGGAGGGAGAGAAGGCACAAAAAGCTTCAGGAGAAAACTTCACCATCACCAACATACAAAATGAACACAGTGGGAACTATTACTGTAAAGTCCAGAACAAGATAGGACATCATAACACCTCTGTATCTGTGACTGTTGTGCCAG ggCAATCAAAGATAATAGTCTTTGGGACTGTTGCTTCTATTTTGCTGATCATGACTTTTCTCCTTGTCTTCTTAATATCAAGGTAA
- the LOC116719361 gene encoding B-cell receptor CD22-like isoform X1 has product MSFSAAIRGVIVLLMAADVCGQNVWGVTFSRPSICALKGSTVEMSCKYIYPAKYENINIVIEKTFWFTKVINGDFVDLKDDTDYSGRVEYSCINTFCSLKIFNVRQTDSKEYKFRFISDHPTGKYMGSPGVSLSVTDPQVKVNRLNNPIRIQLTCHTDCQLDPPVSYVWLEDGKANKESNNNLVLSSFNTTHRYQCAIKGHEDVPSPAVYAPQTIVLSVTPSETVEGSKVTLTCSSDANPAAKYNIYRVNEDQHGQLVSTEIQPVFSSIQVSDSGRYYCAAGNDLGSRTSPSININVKYGPKNCSVSVNPSGSVEEGNPVTLTCTSDANPAANYTWYKENKIIANGSEVFHVLAVGSEHRRRYSCKAQNLHGECNSSSRFLDVLYAPNVSVSITPSGEIKEGNPVILTCSSDANPAANYTWYKEKDNKLLESNKNLTFDSIKSMDSGQYYCTAINKMGQKNSTVNVDVKCTQSHIKECLPLMNFIF; this is encoded by the exons ATGTTTGTGGTCAGAATGTTTGGGGAGTGACTTTTAGTCGTCCTTCCATTTGTGCCCTAAAAGGATCAACGGTGGAAATGAGCTGCAAATATATTTACCCAGCCAAATACGAGAACATAAATATTGTTatagagaaaacattttggtttacaAAAGTGATTAATGGAGATTTTGTGGATCTGAAAGACGACACAGATTATTCAGGTCGTGTGGAATACAGTTGCATTAACACTTTCTGCTCTCTGAAGATCTTTAATGTGAGACAAACTGACTCAAAAGAGTACAAGTTCAGGTTCATATCAGACCATCCAACTGGAAAATACATGGGTTCACCTGGAGTCTCTTTATCTGTCACAG ATCCACAGGTGAAGGTAAACAGATTAAATAATCCAATCAGGATCCAGCTGACATGTCACACTGACTGTCAGCTGGATCCTCCAGTTTCCTACGTCTGGCTGGAGGATGggaaagcaaacaaagaaagtAACAATAATTTGGTCCTGTCCTCATTTAATACCACACACAGATATCAGTGTGCAATAAAAGGACATGAGGATGTTCCATCTCCTGCAGTGT ATGCTCCACAGACCATCGTTCTGTCAGTGACCCCCTCAGAAACTGTTGAAGGCTCTAAAGTGACTCTGACCTGCAGCAGTGATGCTAATCCAGCAGCTAAATACAACATTTACAGGGTGAATGAAGATCAACATGGTCAACTTGTCAGCACAGAAATACAACCAGTCTTCAGCTCCATCCAGGTCTCTGATTCTGGGAGGTATTACTGTGCAGCTGGAAATGACCTTGGGAGCCGGACGTCTCCAAGTATCAATATTAATGTGAAAT ACGGTCCAAAGAACTGTTCTGTGTCGGTGAACCCCTCTGGATCAGTAGAGGAGGGAAACCCAGTGACTCTGACCTGTACTAGTGATGCTAACCCAGCAGCTAACTACACCTGGTACaaggagaataaaatcattGCTAATGGGTCTGAGGTTTTTCATGTCCTCGCTGTCGGCTCTGAGCACAGAAGAAGATACTCTTGCAAGGCTCAGAACCTGCATGGAGAATGTAACTCTTCATCTCGGTTTCTTGATGTTCTCT atgcCCCAAACGTCTCTGTGTCCATAACTCCTTCAGGAGAGATCAAGGAGGGAAACCCAGTGATTCTGACCTGCAGCAGTGATGCTAATCCAGCAGCTAACTACACCTGGTACAAggaaaaagacaacaaactcctggaatcaaataaaaatctcaccTTCGACTCCATCAAGTCGATGGATTCTGGGCAATATTACTGTACAGCCATAAACAAGATGGGACAAAAGAACTCAACAGTCAATGTTGATGTTAAATGTACGCAGTCGCACATTAAAGAATGTCTTCCACTTatgaactttatattttga